agcgACCATGGCAAGcacagccctaaatctcacccactgatcagtgaggaaacccaggggcactgcatggggCCCTGtggacactttgagaaacactggtcaaTGGGCTTGTGATGCTAAgggggtgaagttaaagcacacaatGGACGGCACCTTTACGTTCAGATTTCGttgctcagtcagtttcaatatggggttgatttcgaacaataaataggctgagagctgactggcttccacTATATCAGTTCATTGATGGCAAGAAACTGCTGGATCTCCAAGGGCTGTTACGTCTAGTGCAGGCCTggacaaaatacagcccatgagtcggatccaccccaccaagccatttgatccaaCCCACAGATGCCACTCCTCATCTGCAAGTCACTCAGAAAGTAACTGTGAGCCTGGAGGGTAGGGAGGAAGGCTTCAGGCTCTGtttccacccccaggacaatctcattggccagtttctggccagaaacaaagcactgcgccccctcccctcttggTCATAAttattcacacacccacatggccctgcagcctgagagagggtcgggcaggctccctgccttcctcaggtgcttggcctctggccaggagtGACTCAGATAAATCTCCtgtccagagcttgcctctgccaccccaacctcttccttcccctcctaatATCTGCCCCACATTTTGCATACCCAAActctgtcctcctcctgcagctataTATGCAAGAGCTCTCACTGGTCAGAAACCCACAGTCCCTTATTTGTCCACTCAGCCACTTAGTTAAAGTAACTTTACTTTAGATATCTAATGCGTAGTTGGCTAATCCAGTGTCCTAGATCAcagcctgcctccttcacccaaacttcctcttaGACCCCTCTACctgtcctgcatcccaaacccttacCCCGATATTGCTTCCTTCTCCCAATGTCCCtgcattaatgtcatggaagagtgcagctctcagccactttccatttggccccccatcaaaatgtATTGCCCACACCGTTGACTGGATAATGCTCAGAGAGAGCCAATAAGTGAAAGCTGAAGCGAGACTATTTCAGGCTAGAGaagaggcacaaatgtttgatagGGAAGAGGATttgctgctgaaacaaatgagcaaaaaactggtggattctccatcttttgatgtcttcaaatcactggggGACATTTTACAAAACACATTGTGGGGAAACAGCTTTGTGGCTGGGTAACTGGactaagtgtaatggcttgtgccacagagggggtcagactgcatgacttaagattcatgggatcagaagatatcctaagatctcatcctgcaaacactcagcacacgtgtttaataataagcatctgaatggtggtgttaACTTCACTGCCTCTCTATTGTGGAAAGTGTTTATAACGTCTCCGTGAGATGAGAGCAAAGTATGTGCTGCAAATCAATGAATGAAGACTAAGAATTTTAAATACAACAGATTACATTTAacctatgtccatgttcaggcagatgaatataTGGCTTATCAGAAACACAGGGTGCTGAGAActaaatcccattgttgcagagGCAGTAATgttgtaactcaagccaggtacAGACAGAAATGAATGTGTATTTGGGATCAAACTCCTGTGtgctgtttatggaatatctagactaaaaCTTGTGCCCACAATGGCAGAGTCTAACATGTGTGTCACCAGGAACAGAGTCTGGGGAGAattggggtgtggaaaggattaaagccacttctgaaatgtctccaattcctcttctccccctaccaggctgcagaacacccatgtttgtctccagctcagcccctggcctgcagagccagggacaggaagtgGCCGTGGCGGAGCctgtgagcttcgaggaggtggctgtgtatttctctgaggaggaatgggctctgctggacccgggccagagagccctctacagggatgtgatgcaggagaattatgaggctgtgaactggctgagtaaggattcctgtccccttgggtaacagcagctgggtgggctctggagcatctaggttgggtttggttcagggttatTCATTGCCTCTGCCCCCAATGTCATGAGTATCTGCCATCATAATCCTGGCTCTTGTGTGAAAGACTCTCCCCTCTGTGCTCCCTCCCAGGGAAGGCAGATTCAAGGATATAACAGTGGCTCTTCCCACACCTAAGGTCTCActgcgcttcccccccccccccccatgttgccCATCTTGTACCTTGACCAGACGTGTGAGTggaagggctcaggcaggaacagcaggtaccagaggtctgggtctggctgctgttaGTGGCTGCAGGGTCCCCATGTGGCAGTGTGCTCAGCCCCTGGAAGGAGGGTGTGGTTcccagagtccttccctgcctgtaGCTAATCTCTGTAACATGCTGGTACTTGCCAGTTGtaggggctggatgctggcactgagggaggatggatgaggcAGTTGACGCTCTGCAAGTATTTTGTCCGAggtagctctgtagtagagaAACGTGAGCAGAGCTCTCGATGCATTTAAGGCACAGGCTGGGTCTCCTTTCTAAAGTtcagcttcattctctctggggctcacttgcCTCTCTGTGCAGTGGAGATAAATCACGTCATCTGTCTTGTCTTTTTATATCTTCgggtaggaactttttcttccTGTCTGGGTTCATGCTCAGGAGACCTGTGATCAGTTCTCTCCCTCTGtcatagacttcctgtgtgaccttgatcaaATCCCTTAGACTCTCTGTGTGCGGTCGTCTCTCTCTGCAATAACTATTATAGTGtgtccctgtttctcagggctgggaaggataCCTACACTAAAGAGGGGTGATGCTGTGCTCCATATGAGCATCCCgatagcacagtggggtcctgatttacatcagagttcccaggtgctgctgggaTAGATAATTTTGCTTCCCATAGCGACTGCAGTGCCATTAGAATTGCTGCTAGCAGCACAGAGTGTTGTTACAGTTGTTCAGGGTGGGCGGCTCTTTCTGGAGCCTTGATGCCAGCAGCACTGGCAGAGCATGCAGCTTATCCATGTAGCACACCACAGGGTTACTGCTAAGAAAGACCCAGGCTCCATTCGGAGGCTAAGGCActcggccaggtttattgtgaaaGGAGCAGGGTGCTAGCGAGACTTGTTCCAACCCAATAATGATACCAGCTCAGTCAGCAGCTagaacactgcccctcagccagtaTCAACATGCCCCTTCTGTGACTTCTTTTCTCACATTGACACAAacaaaattcatgttgccttcAATGTGttgctaccccctccccccccttggcCTTCTGCCTGTTTGTTTGAACAAAACATCCATATCCATTATTCCATTCATGTGCACAAGGGACAGTGAGCTATCTGTTAGGACTGTGTGTTTGCAGTTCCTGCAGAGAGCTGTGTGTTGATTGCCCTCCTTCTCAGGAATGTGATTTCTTTGTTAGTTGATAGCAGTGCTCCACCATTCTGCCAAAGCCTGGCTTGTTTTAGTTAAAAAATAATGGACATAAACAAGATAATCCTAGTCATCAGATAagaattttcccattgactcGGGGCACAGCATGCTTCGCACAAGCTATCTTGCGATTGTGTAACACTGGTAGCACAATGATCTCCATGGTCACATTACAGGTGGCTCTTCCAAACACTAAATGCAGGCCCAAGAAGGGGTGGAAGCAAAGCTGAGGGGAAGGCGTTCACAAGGTGCAGATGTGGTAGTTTCTGTGTGTCCCTGGAGTGGCCCGAAATCAAAAGCCAGGCTCGTCGGAAGAGGCAGGCTGGGAAACCACACAGTCTGCTGCTGTTAGAGTAGTACCAAGGCTACAGACGAGGAGCTGAGTAACAGCCCCAAGCATCAGAGAAGCAGCACGGCCCAGCTTCACCCTGGCTGGTCGCTGGAGAAGCCTAGTGCCACCCTGGGCAGCCGCGGGAACGGCAGCTATTGTGGGCAGCTAGCAGGGCCCACCCAGACACAGGTAGTCGGGGTCAGGAgcataggcagggcctgaagcagcctGCCAAGGATTCATTTTGCTGCTTAGACAACTtgctctgcctccttctggcccaaGTAGAACATTTGAGCCAAAGAACAGGGGGAGCCCACCCCACCCgccaggagctttgtggacagaacCTTGGGGAGCTAGAGCTAGTCCTTCCTCTCCAAGTCCTAGTGACCTGGCATGTGGCTGCTACAGTCTGAGCCCTGTCTGGGGGCCTTGATGTcagacctgccagccctccctagGGCTCCCCTTGTGAGCAGTGTGTCCCTGTCCTGCCCTGAGATattggggatggggggatggaATGGGCTTTGAGGGGGActgagttgtaccctagagattgcagcagagcactcagctcccctggggaaagagctgggccattctcaaggtggggggaggagcacctttactgcaggtgtgtgtgtcctgggctcttgtaccagccagatcccagtctctgcaaggtggggaaaggagcctCTCTGGATGGGTGACTCAGATCCTGACTCTGGAAGCAGGAATGGcagagaccttaatgaacaagatcagcactcgATTAATTGCtctccaaacaggatttccaCTCTCTGaagctcatgtgatctcctgggtggagcgagaggaggagttgcaggtcccagatcaccagagctgtgaggaaggggagatcatcagtggcACCTACACATGTGAGCAATCAGTTAAATTGCCTCAGAAACCAGTTTATAGCAGgtgtaacttgtgtgttttcatgaagtctgtCTGACTCTTCAACCTGTCTTCAACTTGAGCCAGAGCGTGGTGGGTGGGGAAAGGCTGGGATCTCTCCTCTGTGGAAGAGTTGTGAAGGGGGCTAAGCTCATGATAATTCAGTCATTATTTTAGCTTgtccccctttcctttcctctttcaGAGTTTTCTTTCAGCTCATCATAGAcaataactcctgtctggattatttctctatcccaacaggtgatgggatgctgactGAAAACCATGATCTTGTTCAGCAGGACGGATCGGAGCTAGTGTCTCCATGTGAGATGTTACTGGGAAgacctgaagggcatgtttcccagatacatgagcagggagagacttgtgagagtcagcatagcccagaaaggcagcatggaaaccatccaggagagggacaggataaatccagtcacagaagcagaggggagaaaagTAACACGGAAactgttcaacagaaaatcccctatcaacagtcaccctgcatTTGTAGTGATTGTGAAACTCTTATTGAACATCAAAGAGCCCATATGAGTGGGAAGCCCTTGAAGTGCTCTCACTCTGGGAAAAGCCTCATTCAGCACTCTCACTTTACAAACcatcagaaaatacatacaagagagaCACCCCATAACTACTCTGACTGTGGGATAAGCTTCAGTAGAAGTGATCACCTTGTAAGACATAGGAGGACCCACGCAGAAgacaaacctttcaattgctctgactgtgggaaaagctttctgAGCCGCTCACACCTTGTTAACCAtaagaggacccacacaggagacaaacctttccagtgctttgactgtgggaaaagcttcagttgcaGCTCAAACCTTGTTaaccataggagaacccacacaggagacacacctttccattgctctgactgtgggaaaagcttcacttgCAACTcgcaccttgttagacataggagaacccacacaggagagaaacttttccattgctctgactgcgagaaAAGTTATGGTACAAGTTCAGAgtttgttatccataggaggacccacacaggggagaaacctttcatttgctctgactgtgggaaaagcttcagtcacaggtcacgccttgttagacataggagaacccacacgggagagaaacctttcaattgcactgactgtgggaaaagctttatggagagatcagaccttgttagacataggataactcacacgggagagaaacctttcagttgcTTTGACTGCGGGAGATGCTTCAGTCAGAAGGCAGTGCTTGATAGACATAGaaaaacccacacaggagagaaaccctttacctgctctgactgtgggaaaagcttcagtagaagctcacaccttgttaTACACAGGAGAACCCACACATGAGTGAGACtcttcacctgctctgactgtaGGGAAAGCTTTAGTCGGTGCTCCTGCCCTATTAACCATCAGATAAAACATACAAGAGAATCACCTCATAACagctctgattgcagaaaaggcttcaaacacaggtcaaactttaacataaaaatggccatactgggtcagaccaaaggtccacctagcctagtatcctgtttttcaacagtggccagtaccatgtgccccagagggggtggaccaaaaatcatgatcaagcaatttgtctcctaccatctttctccagcctttgacaaacagaggccaggagcaccattccttacccctgcATTAGAGTAATTGGCTACTGCCAAtgtatattggcaagattttgcgcaaatactcgttaACATAAGaatttttgcgttagagtatttcaGCAAGAGAAAGTCTAcagtggcatgtgcctttgtgtaaAAAAATGTGCCATTTTAacaacagggcttttttgcacgagaaattcatgttgcctatctacactcccctcttgtgcaagaacagttgtggaagaggacttattcctgagcaggagcatcatagctcttgtccaagaagcattgatttcacacattagaatgtcagtgttcgtGCGCAAGTACTCCCTGCCAGTGTGGATAggccgcaagtttttgcgcaagagcacctgcttttgcgcaaaatcttgccgatgtagacatagccaagtagTACAAGTAAAACCAGGAATTAAAGAAAAGCTAGGACAGAATGATAAAGGGAAATCCCTGCTCTTCTCTACTTCAAAACTAACTTAACTTTTTGACAATAACCAACCACTCAGCCTGTTctttcttcctccagcttcccaaaAGGAAAGAATGAGCAATCATCAATAGCAGACAACTATTACACTAAAGCAATGCTGTCTGCTTGTTTCATGCTCAGAAGAAAACACTGTCACTCATTCTCATGGTTAGTGAGACCAATCACTTTCAGCTGTATTTCTTTAGTTACCAACTATAGAAATGATCCTTGAAAGTACAGTCTTAACAGGCCTCTGTTCGCGACACACCCACCCTcatgtgcattcactttctcctcatgggGAATGTTATCACAGAACACTTAGAAAACTCAAGAACAGAAATAATATTAGCAAAGTGCTTGTCCCATTCTCAAACACTCCACCAGATATAGAAATTTGTATATTAGAATATGCTCTGTGTCCCTGTTTACAGAAACATGCCTCctgattagcatgtggagcacctggcagccaatcaaaatctcttgctgtttcttcctgaaactgcagttcctggggctcctcTAAGTCAGAGGTAACAAACTGCCAATCTGCAGACCAGCAAGGGTCCAAGAACCCCTGCATGCTGGGAAGAGGTGGAAAGTAAGTAGAAATACTGGGTTACATGACTCAAGACCTTTTTTGGGTATTTGtacttttttcaaataatttacttTTGTCACACTTTGACATTTAATCAAGTTGGGATCTTTtagaaaatattgtactttttactccactcccatttccagaaGTGCTGGGTTACTCACGACTTCAATCATTCTTATTTGCTAAAGCACAGCTGCATCTGCAAGCACCCAGTCATCCAAAAAATACCCAATCCACAAACACAATGCCTctgccaaggaagaagccttttaataaaCTGGATCAACACCTTGTCATTCAAATCTAGTATctttgcaggccctggttcttgttcTGCACAGCACAGCTCATAGAGACCAAGGACCTGCCATTGGGCTTCCaaatcacacccttgttgaaAGGATGGAAACAGAAATCAGACACACAGCAGGtttgagctggctccagctgagtGACGGGTTTGCCTtgtttatgtgcattggcacaGGACAGCAGTAAGGATTCGTATTTGTTTAAAGAATCCAAAAAATAGAAACCTAGAATATAATGGAATTggagaaataaatggtcagttgaATTTGAACCAACGAGCCTATGACTTACAGTCAAACACTCTACCAGTGAGCTACACTCCCTGATGTTTGTATTGTTAGGAGCTGAGAAGGGAACAAGAGGCCTTCGTACCCCACACACCTCAGGTAGGATGGACTCTCACTGACCCCtagattgtgactggtcctaacaggggatttgccctgaaagcagcagagctggggcaagaCGGAGAGTCCTGAGATGAAGCTGAtggagggaaggcaggagagcAGTGTGTCCCAGTTGCCCAAGACACCAGTTGTAGGTCCCTTACAGTGAAATATGCTGCTGCCACTTTGCCATCTCTGCCTCTCACTGACATTCATGGGTGTTCTTTTGTGCTGCCTGGTCTCTGTTCCTCACATGAACAACTCAgccctctgggcctgtctccatcACCTCTGCCTCTGCTAGGTGAAGGGAGGCCGCTGCGCCCAGCATCTTTCTACCCAATcagggctggcttttggggagaggaaggggccacTGGAGGCGCTTGGTCCCTTGGCTGTGTccatggggaggtggctgtgcTGAAAGCCAGACTTGTTTTCCTATTGTTAGGCAGGACCCTGCAATCCATGTTCTCTCCCGCTTTTGTAGCCTCTGTTGCCTTCTCCACGTGTCCTTTCTGATGGGACAGGCATGTTCTCAGGGTTTGAGTACCatgttgccctaggaaggggtgtggccaaaagacaggcctcactgtgagcaggatttgaacctgcacagggaaaccctattggatttcgagtccaacgccttaaccatgttgcgagaatcacaggtctgatgatgcatacccaaggggggaagggcagaaccaggtggacagttttatcaaataaaaaatatttatttatgacagtggtgaatttatagtatttattctaagatttttaatagaccgtgatAATAATAAATGTACAGAATTTATTATGTTTATTCTACAATtcctagttaaacgtgtcagagatataaggatgggaatggcaagggaaatagtctctaatcttaaaatatccagctacactaattaaataacaatggtaactacaaactctatgtactacccaaaaacaactacaacactaagcttatacaacaagaaaaaatcaaatcatacataccaacttacacagcacacggaacatttcacagatatcggttcggttgtgaaggccttggttacgcccgagagtcgggggaggtggctgggcggttgatcaggccggcagcgctttgaagtatacgagaaggcacacgcacggtggtacgtgtgttgcgaagacctctttgagtgaactgtgcgatgggtatttatcctcaaatctgcacatcgctttcccgtgcttgcataataccatatatggcccaatggtcaccaagtggggggtttgtgtcccaggggttgggctgaaactgtgcaggtttcatgcgaacAGGTAaaccccgcagttctcacgccaaggtgatgggtgggagagtctgaggctattttccccttttcacaccttccctttttctaaaggcaatggtatgcaggaagggtgcagccggtttctctcaaggagtactgcagcccactatagcaagagggGCCTgaccaaacttttttactggggggggcagtttcttttctctaacatgcCCTCGTGGCCATGGCCGCGTCTGGGAAGACCTAGACCTCCACCTCCTCGTCCGTCTCCGCTTCCTCAAATGCAAGCAGCCCCTCTTGTTCGGGCGTGGAGATAGGGCGGAGATGTGGTTTGTGAGGTTTTTTTATGATGCCGCAAACTAGGCACAGCACAAAGCTAACAGCCAGCAATAAGACACAAAGGGACCAGAAAAACTGTCTTAATCCCCCAAGGCCAAATATGGAAGGGACCCAGCCGAATATGTTCTCCCACCAAGAAACGGACTCTCTGGCCTTTTTAGCAACCTCCTCGATATCATCAATAATCTGTGTTACATTTTGCTCAATAGATTTAATTTCCATACATTTACCTGCAAACTGAGGGTAGCTGTTGCCTAACCAATGACAAAACCCAGATTCCtttaacaacaaataatctaaagCTAAACCGTTTTGCATTACATACACGTGCATTTCTTCTACCTTTTGGTTAGTAAGAAGTAAGGCTGTAGCAGTCTTATTGCCAAGTCTTTCAATGCTAATGCCAACAGCTCGAACTTCCTCTTGCAAAATCAAATTGCCTATGGGGTTAAATGTGACCACAGCCTGTGCGGTTTTACTAAACCAGCCCTCAATTGACTTCCAAATGTCCCAAGATCCACGTTTTTGTCGATGGGTGAAGTGGGGATGTTCGTCTCTCGCGTAGGAATAGATGCCTCCTTCCTCAATTTGGATGTAGCCAAGGGTGCAGTGTCCTATGGCATGTGCAGGAAGGGTGGCGTGGGCTTGGTTGTCGCAAATCCAGAAGTGTCCAAGGCGGAGTGCATTGAGCTTTGAAAAAGTCGGTGTGTTTGGCTTTTGGTTGTCCATTAGAAAGGTAGTGAGGTCGTACTCATCCTCATTGCCCCAATACCAGGGAATGGGAACCGGGTTGCCGTATTCGTGGCCATTGGTTTCCATATGAATGCAAGAAATAGACAGATTAACAAGTTCCCTAAACATGGCATTAGTGGAGATAAAGGGATATGCCCATGAGGCGTTCTCCTCAG
This genomic stretch from Pelodiscus sinensis isolate JC-2024 chromosome 26, ASM4963464v1, whole genome shotgun sequence harbors:
- the LOC102460130 gene encoding uncharacterized protein LOC102460130 isoform X1; amino-acid sequence: MLWQCSNLCKVFTVLVPHTHALWTYPSIAELRKVTRPLFPSPEAAMAAESAVESLREEVMCPVCLEDFTAPVPLECGHNFCQAPHSPQGRDTEQQGPLRPNRQLVNVVELAKPLSFQAAKRTRWDGVCGEHQEALKLFCEEDQTPICVLYDRSQTHMVVPLKEAAQEYKEKLEAHLKTLRGEREKLLGRKTTTEGKCQEYLKQTQAERQKIVAEFQQLRQFLEEQERLLLAQLEKLDEEIGRLQTDTVRKLSVQISLISKGIGELEGTCQKPASEFLQDIRSTLSRCVMGQFQLPEEISPELEEQVRGFSQKTIALLKTLREFKDTLPYVLERARGKSLGAFRQGCRTPMFVSSSAPGLQSQGQEVAVAEPVSFEEVAVYFSEEEWALLDPGQRALYRDVMQENYEAVNWLRFPLSEAHVISWVEREEELQVPDHQSCEEGEIISGTYTCDGMLTENHDLVQQDGSELVSPCEMLLGRPEGHVSQIHEQGETCESQHSPERQHGNHPGEGQDKSSHRSRGEKSNTETVQQKIPYQQSPCICSDCETLIEHQRAHMSGKPLKCSHSGKSLIQHSHFTNHQKIHTRETPHNYSDCGISFSRSDHLVRHRRTHAEDKPFNCSDCGKSFLSRSHLVNHKRTHTGDKPFQCFDCGKSFSCSSNLVNHRRTHTGDTPFHCSDCGKSFTCNSHLVRHRRTHTGEKLFHCSDCEKSYGTSSEFVIHRRTHTGEKPFICSDCGKSFSHRSRLVRHRRTHTGEKPFNCTDCGKSFMERSDLVRHRITHTGEKPFSCFDCGRCFSQKAVLDRHRKTHTGEKPFTCSDCGKSFSRSSHLVIHRRTHT